One stretch of Aigarchaeota archaeon DNA includes these proteins:
- a CDS encoding radical SAM protein, which yields MDLCFRLKFDELKPLIEKAWEITRANFPDEVHFYFPGMVRVETSFYTPSNVFRFPGISVTGTVCRLQCKHCKGTLLKSMLCATTPEALFDVCLKVKETGGAGVLVTGGSLEDGSVPIKRFIPTLKRIKDELKLRVVVHTGLVDEELAEGLAYAGIDAAMMDIVGSDETIRDVLRLNKTVADYEASLDNLKKHHVPIVPHIVAGMHYGQILGEKKALEMVSKYKPEALVVVALMPLADTPMENVRPPNPIDITRVILFARFLMPNTPIMLGCARPRGAPRSAVDVLALQAGINGIAYPSEEAYKFARRLGLKVFVHDDCCSLIWQDIALKV from the coding sequence ATGGACCTGTGCTTCCGCCTAAAGTTTGACGAGTTAAAGCCGTTAATAGAAAAAGCATGGGAGATAACGCGTGCAAACTTTCCGGACGAGGTTCATTTCTACTTTCCGGGTATGGTACGCGTTGAAACATCATTTTATACTCCTTCTAACGTTTTTCGCTTTCCAGGGATATCAGTAACTGGTACAGTCTGTAGGCTCCAATGTAAGCACTGTAAAGGTACGCTCTTAAAAAGCATGCTTTGTGCGACTACGCCTGAAGCCCTGTTTGATGTATGTCTTAAGGTGAAAGAGACCGGTGGTGCCGGTGTCCTTGTGACAGGCGGGAGTCTTGAGGACGGGAGCGTTCCGATAAAGAGGTTTATACCGACGCTGAAGAGGATAAAGGACGAGCTAAAACTTCGTGTAGTAGTGCACACGGGCTTGGTCGACGAGGAACTAGCCGAAGGTTTAGCCTACGCCGGAATTGATGCAGCAATGATGGACATCGTCGGTTCTGATGAAACTATAAGGGATGTGCTGAGATTAAATAAGACTGTAGCAGACTACGAAGCGTCTCTGGACAATTTGAAGAAACATCATGTACCTATCGTGCCGCATATAGTCGCTGGCATGCACTACGGCCAGATTTTAGGCGAGAAGAAAGCCTTGGAGATGGTTTCTAAGTATAAACCAGAAGCCCTCGTGGTTGTTGCCCTGATGCCGCTCGCCGATACGCCTATGGAGAACGTTCGTCCCCCTAACCCGATAGATATCACACGGGTAATTCTTTTTGCAAGGTTCCTGATGCCTAACACTCCTATAATGTTAGGTTGCGCTAGGCCAAGAGGTGCACCAAGGTCTGCAGTGGACGTTTTGGCATTACAGGCGGGAATCAACGGTATCGCCTATCCTAGCGAAGAAGCTTACAAGTTCGCAAGAAGGCTAGGTCTGAAAGTATTCGTTCACGATGACTGTTGTTCGTTAATATGGCAAGATATTGCTTTAAAGGTGTAG
- a CDS encoding DUF116 domain-containing protein, with protein MRQWRLIDTGLRPASENMALDDVILECKARNLVPDTVRFLRFSPPAALVGYHQDVEQEVRLEYAKENGIDVNRRLTGGGAIYFDSSTVGWEVIASKYSFTNYSLEWIFKTMCECVVNALKEFGLDARFRPRNDIEIDGRKISGTGGVEREGAFLFQGTLLVDFDIETMIKVLKIPIIKLKDKELESVRKRVTCLKWELGYVPDYEEIRSALIRGFEKTLNIELKSGELTDHELEVFEKRLTWFKSEEWIFMDRCSSKGSAMVHAVDKKPGGVIRVSLNVDKDANVIKSVLVTGDFFIFPQRAILDLEAALKFVPVDADKIREIVHKVFEEKQVRALSITEDDIVELILEALEKTELESYGIDYNEVNNVYPITNDIDSTLKNGFDYMLLPYCSKMVSCTYRRTDGCAKCGRCTVGDAYRLAEEFGLKPITIHNFEHLIEVLKTMRTEGARGFIGCCCEAFYVKHRDEMRNVGVPGIIIDIEDKTCYDLGKAEEAYRGVFEAQTKLNLELLKKVLLTSLKMGGVKCIDST; from the coding sequence ATGCGTCAGTGGAGACTTATTGACACGGGCCTAAGGCCAGCGTCCGAGAACATGGCTCTTGACGACGTGATTTTAGAGTGCAAAGCTAGGAATTTAGTGCCCGATACCGTAAGGTTTCTTAGGTTCAGTCCACCAGCGGCTCTCGTTGGGTATCACCAAGATGTCGAACAAGAGGTTCGACTGGAGTACGCGAAGGAGAACGGAATAGACGTTAACAGGAGGTTAACGGGAGGTGGTGCTATCTACTTTGACAGCTCTACCGTCGGGTGGGAGGTTATAGCATCAAAGTACTCGTTCACAAATTACTCTTTAGAATGGATTTTTAAGACTATGTGCGAATGTGTGGTAAACGCCCTAAAAGAGTTTGGTTTAGATGCTCGCTTTCGACCTAGGAATGACATAGAGATAGATGGTAGGAAAATATCAGGCACGGGCGGTGTTGAGAGGGAAGGTGCCTTTCTCTTCCAAGGTACGCTCCTTGTAGACTTTGACATCGAAACGATGATAAAGGTGTTAAAGATTCCGATAATAAAACTTAAGGATAAAGAATTGGAATCGGTGAGGAAAAGGGTAACCTGCCTTAAGTGGGAATTGGGCTATGTTCCGGATTATGAGGAAATCAGGAGTGCATTAATCAGAGGTTTCGAGAAAACTCTCAACATAGAACTCAAATCCGGCGAACTCACAGATCACGAATTAGAGGTCTTTGAAAAAAGATTGACATGGTTTAAATCCGAAGAATGGATATTCATGGACAGGTGTTCATCAAAAGGATCTGCGATGGTGCACGCGGTTGATAAGAAGCCAGGTGGTGTTATCCGTGTATCGTTGAATGTGGATAAAGATGCGAATGTCATAAAAAGCGTGTTAGTAACAGGGGATTTTTTCATATTCCCCCAAAGAGCGATCTTGGATTTGGAAGCCGCCCTTAAGTTCGTTCCAGTGGATGCTGATAAGATAAGGGAGATAGTTCACAAGGTATTCGAGGAAAAACAAGTTAGGGCACTCAGCATAACTGAAGACGACATAGTGGAGCTTATACTCGAGGCCTTAGAAAAAACCGAGCTTGAATCTTATGGTATAGATTACAACGAAGTTAATAACGTATACCCGATAACAAATGATATCGATTCAACACTCAAGAACGGCTTTGACTATATGTTACTACCTTACTGTTCCAAGATGGTTTCATGCACGTATAGGAGAACGGACGGTTGTGCAAAATGTGGTAGGTGCACGGTTGGCGATGCATATCGTTTAGCAGAGGAATTCGGTCTAAAACCTATAACGATTCATAACTTTGAACACCTGATAGAAGTTTTGAAGACTATGAGGACCGAAGGTGCAAGAGGCTTTATTGGTTGTTGCTGCGAGGCATTCTACGTAAAACACCGAGACGAGATGAGAAACGTGGGCGTGCCAGGGATAATAATAGATATTGAGGATAAAACCTGCTACGATCTGGGCAAGGCAGAAGAAGCTTATAGGGGTGTTTTCGAGGCCCAGACCAAGTTAAACCTAGAGCTTTTAAAGAAGGTACTGTTGACGTCCTTGAAAATGGGTGGTGTAAAGTGCATAGATTCGACGTGA
- a CDS encoding NAD(P)/FAD-dependent oxidoreductase yields the protein MHRFDVIVVGGGPSGAVCAIKCAKMGFRTMLLEKSTSYRKKVCGGITPTITKDLLELELGLSIPKSVLSVPERLGLFYVPPSGKHNGGTMRNYSLINLCRVAFDEWLREEASMHNVHLLYRAEFNALKLGKHSVLKVRVNGNLEFFEATYVVGADGAFSKVRSCLFPNYKLRMLTVIQEVWDAEGDFQDNFYVILNGKIVPTYGYVIPKDENFLIGFGFESGAADPKFYRDGLLGLLKDEFSFKPIKMNVREVAPIPFALSPLGLGNVVLVGDAGGLCNPFSGEGIRFAIESGAIAAESIKISHEEDANLITIYESRMEWLKEFLLKMHTFVSELDDEKREAFVKEELSRLNVF from the coding sequence GTGCATAGATTCGACGTGATAGTGGTTGGCGGCGGCCCTTCTGGTGCCGTATGTGCAATAAAATGCGCTAAGATGGGTTTTAGGACAATGTTGTTAGAAAAATCGACGAGTTACAGAAAGAAGGTCTGCGGAGGCATCACACCGACTATAACAAAAGATTTACTAGAACTTGAGTTAGGGCTAAGCATTCCCAAGTCGGTGCTATCTGTACCGGAAAGATTAGGGCTTTTCTACGTACCGCCCAGTGGTAAGCACAACGGTGGTACGATGAGAAATTATTCATTAATTAATTTATGCAGGGTTGCCTTCGATGAATGGTTGAGAGAAGAAGCCAGTATGCATAACGTTCATCTTTTGTACCGAGCAGAATTTAATGCGCTGAAGCTAGGGAAGCATAGCGTATTGAAGGTAAGAGTGAATGGTAACCTAGAGTTCTTTGAAGCTACTTACGTGGTTGGCGCCGACGGTGCTTTTTCAAAAGTTCGTTCTTGCTTATTTCCAAACTATAAGCTCAGAATGCTTACGGTCATACAAGAAGTCTGGGATGCTGAAGGCGATTTTCAAGATAATTTTTACGTAATCCTCAACGGCAAAATCGTACCGACTTATGGTTACGTAATTCCCAAGGACGAAAATTTTCTCATAGGATTTGGTTTTGAAAGCGGAGCGGCCGACCCAAAGTTTTACAGAGATGGGCTTTTGGGTTTATTAAAAGACGAGTTCTCATTTAAGCCTATAAAAATGAATGTAAGAGAAGTCGCGCCCATCCCATTTGCCCTATCACCTTTAGGACTAGGGAATGTTGTACTTGTTGGTGATGCTGGAGGCTTATGTAATCCTTTCTCAGGGGAGGGCATAAGGTTCGCGATCGAGAGCGGGGCTATCGCGGCAGAGTCCATTAAAATCTCACATGAAGAGGATGCAAATTTGATAACCATCTATGAATCGAGGATGGAGTGGTTGAAGGAGTTTTTACTTAAAATGCATACATTCGTAAGCGAGCTTGACGATGAGAAAAGAGAAGCTTTCGTCAAGGAAGAACTGTCGCGTCTTAACGTATTTTAG
- the hypE gene encoding hydrogenase expression/formation protein HypE, producing MAHGAGGVVMQSLIKDFILKNLAWGSAEVPLEALDDAAVVDGIVIKSDSYTVKPLFFPGGDIGRLAVSGTVNDISVLGAEPVALAMGFVLEEGFPLSDFERIIVSIRQTCMEADVFVATGDTKVVERGALDGFIINSSGIGKRQAALDHNLSVVRRYRNLETRWLLDSNVRPGDKIIVSGTIGDHGIAVLSSREGYGFDTIIKSDVAPLNKMIRKALEVGGIVAMKDPTRGGLSNALNEWAQKSGVGIYIKEYKIPIREGVRAACEMLGIDPLEVGNEGKVIIAVVPQMAEAVLEAIRETPEGRDAEIIGEATDKYEHVVLETIVGGRRLLPPPIGDPVPRIC from the coding sequence ATGGCCCATGGTGCGGGAGGCGTTGTAATGCAATCTCTGATTAAGGACTTCATACTTAAGAACCTTGCCTGGGGAAGTGCTGAGGTTCCTCTGGAGGCGCTGGACGACGCAGCGGTCGTAGACGGTATCGTGATAAAGTCAGATTCTTATACTGTCAAACCGTTATTCTTTCCAGGCGGCGATATAGGTAGGCTGGCAGTATCAGGAACCGTGAACGACATATCTGTGCTAGGAGCTGAACCCGTTGCTCTCGCCATGGGTTTCGTTTTAGAAGAGGGGTTCCCATTATCGGATTTTGAGAGGATAATCGTGAGCATAAGACAGACATGTATGGAGGCTGACGTATTCGTAGCAACAGGTGATACAAAAGTCGTGGAGAGAGGTGCCTTGGACGGGTTTATTATAAATTCGTCCGGTATCGGGAAGAGACAGGCGGCGTTAGATCACAACCTTAGCGTCGTCAGACGTTACAGGAATCTCGAGACGAGGTGGCTCCTTGACTCTAATGTTAGACCAGGTGATAAGATAATAGTTTCTGGAACTATAGGCGACCACGGTATAGCCGTACTATCCTCAAGAGAAGGTTACGGGTTTGATACCATCATAAAGTCCGATGTCGCGCCCCTTAACAAAATGATAAGGAAGGCCTTAGAGGTTGGTGGAATTGTTGCTATGAAGGACCCGACAAGAGGCGGCCTATCAAATGCCCTCAATGAATGGGCTCAAAAGTCAGGGGTCGGAATCTACATAAAAGAGTATAAGATACCGATAAGGGAGGGTGTTAGGGCTGCTTGTGAGATGCTAGGCATAGATCCCCTAGAAGTAGGAAACGAAGGAAAAGTTATAATTGCTGTGGTGCCTCAGATGGCCGAGGCGGTATTAGAGGCCATCCGTGAAACGCCGGAAGGAAGGGACGCCGAAATAATAGGTGAGGCTACTGATAAGTACGAGCACGTTGTGCTTGAGACGATAGTAGGAGGTAGGAGGCTTTTACCTCCACCGATCGGTGATCCTGTCCCAAGAATTTGCTAA
- a CDS encoding glycine cleavage system protein H, whose protein sequence is MVKLFDKYEFPEGLYYSKDHLWLKLEGDLVRVGVTDLAQQAAGPIVYVRVVPKGKVIEAGKPIATVETGKWVGSFKSPVSGTIVEVNEALKSQPKLLNEDPYGKGWLALIKPSKLEEELKGLFSKIEDMIPWLKDEMPKMIK, encoded by the coding sequence ATGGTGAAGCTATTCGATAAGTACGAGTTTCCAGAAGGTTTGTACTACTCCAAAGATCATCTATGGTTAAAGCTCGAGGGCGACCTTGTGAGGGTTGGTGTTACAGACTTAGCACAGCAAGCGGCTGGCCCAATAGTATACGTAAGAGTCGTACCAAAGGGTAAGGTTATAGAGGCGGGGAAGCCCATAGCGACCGTAGAAACCGGAAAATGGGTTGGATCTTTCAAGTCTCCCGTGTCTGGAACGATAGTCGAGGTTAATGAAGCCTTGAAGTCTCAGCCTAAACTTCTGAACGAAGACCCATATGGGAAAGGGTGGTTAGCTCTCATAAAACCTTCAAAGCTTGAGGAGGAGTTGAAAGGTTTATTCTCAAAAATTGAAGATATGATTCCGTGGCTAAAAGACGAGATGCCGAAGATGATCAAATAG
- a CDS encoding phosphate uptake regulator PhoU: protein MKLGRSALCVTLPKAWVAAVGIKENDYLAVRQTGNSLELSKVEREEGVGSPVCIINVDACIEPHSITRVLIGAYIAGHDTIWLQSKRPFTQKQIEEVNSVTRKLIGVHIADSSENIIIIQNLSNPLRPSMDSSIRRFHNLVMDMLEGAVSMLSSGNQDMIKRIMSIGEECDRLYWLTLRQLIRAASDPGVREALGIKSTLWLLGNRLVLVLLKKAVNLSELIALSAYEIFTNGCGIEKRITEWCADFCTTLKHISQNTIDSLMSKDLLLANKTISQIDNLIGERIEAGEKMASSSRSLRHHLFRIIYAFKEIGLCYRQIAEVAINRSLEESGKFVTIECPPKNSEEG, encoded by the coding sequence ATGAAGCTCGGACGATCTGCGTTATGCGTTACGTTGCCGAAAGCCTGGGTTGCCGCCGTTGGGATAAAGGAGAATGATTACTTAGCCGTAAGACAAACCGGCAACTCTTTAGAATTAAGCAAAGTTGAACGGGAAGAAGGAGTTGGGTCGCCGGTTTGTATAATAAATGTGGACGCATGCATAGAGCCCCATTCTATAACTAGAGTTTTGATAGGAGCTTACATAGCCGGCCATGATACGATCTGGTTACAATCCAAAAGACCTTTTACGCAAAAACAAATTGAAGAAGTTAATTCGGTGACGAGGAAGCTTATCGGAGTGCACATCGCAGATAGCTCCGAAAATATAATAATTATTCAGAACCTCTCAAATCCCCTAAGGCCTTCCATGGACAGTTCTATCAGAAGGTTTCATAACCTAGTAATGGACATGCTTGAAGGTGCCGTGAGTATGCTCTCAAGTGGCAATCAAGATATGATTAAGCGTATTATGAGTATAGGTGAAGAGTGTGACAGGCTTTATTGGTTAACGTTGAGGCAACTTATAAGAGCAGCCAGCGACCCTGGCGTAAGGGAAGCTCTCGGAATAAAATCAACCCTATGGTTGCTTGGCAACCGATTGGTCCTGGTTTTACTCAAGAAGGCTGTCAACCTGAGCGAATTGATTGCTCTTTCAGCATACGAAATATTTACGAACGGGTGCGGAATTGAGAAGCGTATTACAGAGTGGTGCGCGGATTTCTGTACAACACTAAAGCACATCTCTCAAAATACGATAGATTCCCTCATGTCGAAGGATCTTTTGCTGGCAAATAAAACAATATCCCAGATCGACAACTTGATTGGAGAGAGAATAGAGGCCGGCGAAAAAATGGCCAGCAGTAGTAGATCACTCAGACATCATCTCTTCCGAATAATATATGCTTTTAAGGAAATTGGTTTGTGCTACCGTCAGATCGCAGAGGTGGCGATAAATAGGTCCCTAGAAGAATCCGGAAAATTCGTTACGATCGAATGTCCACCCAAGAATTCGGAGGAAGGTTAA
- a CDS encoding hydrogenase maturation protease — protein MKKKSGIVVIGLGNPILGDDALGLIIVSELRKRLGESVDVVELSAGGLTAAETMLGYKKAIIVDALVEEGVAPGKIIRLTLEDLRRASKRFIGLHDMDFVTSVELVKTIDRESFPDEVVIFGITIQKPSCYQEGLSEEVKAAVPKCIEMIEEEIKL, from the coding sequence TTGAAGAAGAAAAGCGGCATAGTTGTAATAGGGCTTGGTAATCCGATACTTGGTGACGATGCCTTAGGCTTGATTATCGTATCCGAGTTAAGAAAGAGGTTAGGCGAGTCTGTTGATGTTGTCGAGTTGAGTGCCGGAGGTTTAACCGCGGCGGAAACAATGCTTGGTTATAAGAAAGCAATAATCGTAGATGCTTTAGTTGAAGAGGGCGTAGCTCCTGGAAAAATAATAAGACTAACCCTCGAAGACCTAAGGAGGGCGTCGAAAAGATTCATCGGCCTTCATGATATGGACTTCGTAACCTCTGTCGAACTCGTTAAAACTATCGATAGAGAATCTTTTCCGGACGAGGTAGTGATTTTTGGAATAACCATCCAAAAACCAAGCTGCTATCAAGAGGGGCTGAGTGAAGAGGTAAAAGCTGCCGTACCAAAATGCATCGAGATGATTGAAGAAGAGATTAAGCTTTAG
- a CDS encoding Ni/Fe hydrogenase subunit alpha has translation MKKVVTIQPITRLEGHGKISIFLDEAGNVKDAYYQVVEFRGFEKFCIGRPVEEMPIITSRICGVCPWAHHMASAKAVDAVYGAELPETAKKIRELAYNIFYIHDHSAVFYTLSAPDFVVGPDAPRAERNILGLIGKVGLETGKRVINARMVATKLLEKLAGRAIIPTCAVPGGVSKSLTEDDRKEIEEGAKKLVEFAQFTLKIFEDVVLKNQKYLDLLMGDVYKHETYYMGLVDEKGLVNYYDGKVRVVDPKGRIYAEFHPKDYLKYIGEHVETWTYLKFPYLKELGWKGIVDGEASGAYRVGPLARLNVAEGFTTPYAQEAYEKFKETLGKPAHATLGYHWARVIEILNAAERTLELSKDADITGKDFRVPLTNTPDEGVGIVEAPRGTLIHHYKTDQGGILTDVNLIVATTHNNAGICMSVKKASQQLIKGGNISDGLLNMIEMAFRAYDPCLACGTHALPGQMPLDVCIYDANGKLLVEIKRP, from the coding sequence ATGAAGAAAGTCGTAACAATTCAGCCAATAACTAGGCTTGAGGGGCACGGTAAGATTTCGATATTTTTAGACGAAGCCGGCAACGTTAAGGACGCCTACTATCAGGTAGTTGAGTTCAGGGGCTTCGAGAAGTTCTGTATAGGGAGACCTGTCGAGGAAATGCCTATAATAACCTCAAGGATCTGCGGCGTCTGTCCATGGGCACATCACATGGCATCGGCTAAGGCCGTGGATGCCGTCTACGGAGCCGAGTTGCCGGAAACTGCGAAGAAGATAAGGGAATTGGCCTATAATATATTCTACATACACGACCATTCGGCAGTATTCTACACACTTTCCGCGCCGGACTTCGTAGTTGGACCTGATGCACCGAGGGCTGAAAGGAACATTCTTGGTCTTATTGGAAAGGTTGGACTGGAAACTGGAAAGAGAGTCATAAACGCCAGGATGGTGGCAACGAAGCTCCTGGAGAAACTTGCCGGAAGAGCAATAATACCGACTTGTGCTGTTCCGGGTGGTGTCTCCAAATCTTTGACAGAAGATGACAGAAAGGAAATAGAAGAAGGTGCAAAGAAACTGGTGGAGTTCGCCCAATTTACACTAAAGATTTTCGAGGACGTAGTTCTGAAAAATCAAAAATACCTTGACTTACTCATGGGCGATGTATACAAGCATGAGACTTACTATATGGGTTTGGTCGATGAAAAGGGGCTGGTTAATTACTATGACGGAAAAGTCAGAGTCGTGGATCCGAAAGGAAGAATCTACGCGGAATTTCATCCAAAAGACTATCTTAAATACATAGGCGAGCATGTGGAGACGTGGACTTATCTCAAGTTCCCGTACTTGAAGGAACTGGGCTGGAAGGGAATAGTCGATGGTGAAGCATCAGGCGCGTACAGAGTAGGCCCCCTTGCCAGACTCAACGTGGCCGAAGGGTTTACGACACCCTATGCGCAGGAAGCCTATGAAAAGTTCAAAGAAACCTTGGGTAAGCCAGCTCATGCAACGCTCGGATACCATTGGGCGAGGGTCATAGAGATACTTAACGCCGCTGAAAGAACCCTTGAATTGAGTAAAGATGCGGATATAACCGGGAAGGACTTTAGGGTTCCTCTAACAAACACCCCTGACGAAGGTGTCGGCATCGTTGAGGCGCCGAGGGGTACGCTCATACACCATTATAAGACGGACCAGGGCGGTATACTGACCGACGTTAACCTAATAGTCGCGACGACACACAACAATGCAGGTATATGTATGTCCGTAAAGAAGGCCTCGCAGCAACTCATAAAAGGCGGCAATATAAGCGACGGTCTGCTCAACATGATAGAGATGGCATTCAGGGCTTATGACCCATGCTTGGCTTGTGGAACACATGCTTTGCCAGGACAAATGCCGCTTGACGTCTGCATATACGATGCGAATGGAAAACTTTTGGTTGAGATAAAGCGTCCTTGA
- a CDS encoding oxidoreductase: protein MSKPKLAIIPGANCAGCDYSLLDLGEKIIDVLIATEIAYWPTAADLKLEDLEKLPDGSIDIVLFEGAVNNDETEEMAKLARKKAKNLIAFGACACFGGIPGLANVASRDSILQKAYIKSLSTVNQQGIVPYKITKVDGGELTVPELLETVKSLDQVVKVDYYLPGCPPPLKLTADALVAALSGKLPPKGTVFGSMKSVCDDCKRIRENKRITEIKRYHQIVPDAEKCLLEQGIVCMGPATRGGCDAICPTVNIPCRGCMGPTSESRDQGARMLSALSSVIGLEGEAGVSDEDVRKLVLQIKDPLGTFYRYTLPKSIMRRVWGVRE from the coding sequence TTGAGTAAACCAAAGCTGGCCATAATACCCGGAGCGAACTGCGCTGGCTGCGATTATTCACTCCTGGACTTGGGCGAAAAGATAATTGATGTTCTAATAGCTACGGAAATAGCTTACTGGCCGACGGCCGCAGACTTAAAGTTGGAGGACTTGGAGAAACTACCGGACGGTTCAATAGATATAGTGCTCTTTGAAGGTGCCGTGAACAACGACGAGACGGAAGAGATGGCTAAACTTGCGAGGAAAAAGGCAAAGAATCTAATAGCATTTGGAGCGTGCGCTTGCTTCGGCGGTATACCCGGTCTCGCAAACGTCGCCTCACGGGACAGTATCCTTCAAAAGGCATACATAAAGAGTTTAAGCACCGTAAACCAGCAAGGAATCGTGCCGTATAAAATAACGAAGGTTGACGGTGGAGAGTTAACAGTACCAGAACTCCTTGAGACTGTCAAATCACTCGATCAAGTGGTCAAAGTGGATTATTATTTGCCAGGCTGTCCACCACCACTCAAATTAACGGCTGACGCGCTGGTCGCTGCACTTTCCGGAAAACTTCCACCAAAGGGCACAGTATTCGGTTCGATGAAGTCTGTCTGCGATGATTGTAAGCGTATCCGTGAGAATAAAAGAATAACTGAGATAAAACGTTACCATCAGATTGTTCCGGATGCCGAAAAGTGTCTTCTTGAGCAAGGTATAGTTTGCATGGGCCCTGCAACCAGAGGTGGTTGCGACGCGATATGTCCGACTGTGAACATTCCCTGCAGGGGTTGTATGGGACCGACATCAGAGTCCCGCGATCAGGGCGCCAGGATGCTATCTGCCTTATCTTCCGTGATAGGCCTAGAAGGTGAGGCGGGTGTAAGTGATGAGGACGTTAGAAAACTTGTACTGCAGATAAAGGACCCGTTAGGGACGTTTTACAGATACACTTTGCCAAAATCAATCATGCGTAGGGTATGGGGTGTTAGAGAATGA
- a CDS encoding hydrogenase iron-sulfur subunit encodes MEKDFEPNILVFACNWCSYAGMDLAGTSRLQYPHNLKVIRVMCSGRINPVHILEAFANGADGVLVTGCHPGDCHYISGNYKTRRRIMLLERLLEQFGVEKERLRLEWVSASEGERFANIAKEFVEQIRKLGPNRIAEKLRKEVAVV; translated from the coding sequence ATGGAAAAGGATTTTGAGCCAAACATATTGGTTTTTGCATGTAACTGGTGCTCCTACGCTGGAATGGACCTGGCCGGAACCAGCCGACTACAGTACCCCCATAACCTTAAAGTAATAAGAGTAATGTGTTCCGGTAGAATCAACCCAGTACACATACTCGAGGCTTTTGCAAACGGTGCGGATGGTGTTCTCGTTACTGGTTGTCATCCTGGCGATTGTCATTACATATCTGGAAACTACAAGACCAGAAGGAGGATTATGCTTTTGGAGAGGTTACTTGAACAGTTTGGTGTTGAAAAAGAAAGATTAAGGTTAGAATGGGTTTCCGCATCGGAAGGAGAAAGGTTTGCCAACATCGCGAAAGAATTTGTCGAACAGATAAGGAAACTAGGACCAAACCGCATCGCAGAAAAACTGAGGAAGGAGGTGGCAGTAGTTTGA